The sequence below is a genomic window from Sandaracinaceae bacterium.
CCGGAGGCGCCATCACGGTGGTGTTCGACGCGGACGTGCGCCGCGGTTGCCGCACCCACCGCGTGCTCGAGGTGGCCCTGCGCGACGTGGACGCGGACCAGCGGCCGGAGCTCTTGGTAGACATCGTGGGCTCGCATCCGGAGCGCGGCTTTCGCTCGGGCAACGAGTACGAGCGGCGCCTGCGGGACCTTGTGATCTTCGATGCCACCGGGCGGGAGCAGCTCCATGCGGAGCTCGGGGCCTGGGGCCCGACCGACGACGAGAGCGCCACCAGCAGCGTGTCCGCGCGCTGGAGCATGCGGGACACCAACGCCGACCGTCGCCCCGATGTGGTGGTGGAGTCGTTCGCCTACGAAGAGATGTACGACTGTCCGGTCACCGACGACGGCTGGTTCACGCCGCGCTCGGAAGACGACGAAGACGGCTACGAGTGCTCCGGTGCGCCACGGCTCACCACGTTCCGCTACGACACGGCGCGTGACGTCTTTGTGGAGTAGCCCAGCGCGCGCCGCCGCGCTGTACGTGACGGCCGGCATGGTCACGGCCGGTGTGGTGGCCAGCTCCCTGTCGTGGGCCGGGGCGCGCTCGCAGGTCGCCACTCCGGCAGCGCCCGCGGCGAACCTCGTGACCCCACGCGGGTGTGCCGGCTGCCACGCCGAGGTCACCCGCGAGTGGCAGGAGTCGCTGCACGCCCAGTCGTTTCGCGACCCCATCTTCCAAGCCGAGTTCCAGCCTCACCCGGCCGAGGACTGCGTGGCGTGCCACGCGCCGCTCGCCACGAACCTGGTGGCGCCCGCGGAAGCCGACGCGCGCGAAGGCGTGGGGTGCGTTTCGTGTCACATGGACGCCGCGGGGCACATCCTCGGATCCGCGCGGGGCAGGCAGCGGTCGAGTGCATCGGCTCCCGCAGCGGCAGGCCAGGTAGACCCACCGCACCCCTGTGCAGCGCAGCGGTGAAGGCTCGGCTCGGCGGCGCTCTGCGCGCGCTGCCACGAGTTCGCCTTCCCGCCTCCGCGCGCGGGGGCCTGGGCTACGACCCGGCGATCTTGCAGCAGGCCACGTTCACCGAGTGGCGCGCCTCGCGCGCCGGTCGCCAGGGCTCGCGTGCGTGGGCTGTCACATGCCCCGACGCGCCGACGGCCACTTCGACCACCGCATGCCGGGGGCGTCCGCCGAGCTGCTGGCACGCGCGGTCCGCGTCCAGGTGCGCGCCACCCGCGACGCCGACGGGGTCACCGTGCGGGTCACCTTGCGGACACGGGAGGTAGGGCACGCGCTCCCCACCGGCGACATCTTTCGGCGCCTCATCGTGCGGGCCGAGCTCGGCAGCGAGCGCACGTCCACCGAGCTGCGCCGCTACTTCGGCACCAGCCACGTGGGGGCGCGCTGGTGACCCACGGAGATCGACGACACCCGCGTGATGCCGGGCCGCCCGCGCGTGGTCACGCTGCGCCTGCCGCGCGTCCCCGGTGCGAACCGCGTCCGCTGGAGCGTGGCTCGCGCGCCTCGACCCGAGCGTGGCGCAGGCTCGCGCGCTGCCGATGAGCGATGTGGAGACGGTGTTCGAGTCGGGCGAGGCCCTGGTACGCTAGCGAGAACACGTCACAGCCCGCTGCTAGCCTGTGGGCATGTGCGGTCGCTACACGCTGTCCGGAGATGCCCGAGTGGTCGGGCTCCACATCCGCATCCCGGATGAGCTGCTGCTGAGGGCCCCGCTACAACGCCGCGCCCGGCGCGCACCAGCTGGTGGTCACGCGCGACCCGGGCGGGCAGCTCACGCTGGGGAGCTGCGCTGGGGGTGCGCGCGCGGGGCAGCGCGTGGAGAACGCGCGGCGAGTCGCTGGGAGCGCCCGTCTGGCGGAGCACGCCGGCTCGCGCTGCGTGGTGCCGGCCGATGGCTACGTGGAGTGGCAGAAGACGCCTCGCGGGAAGCAGCCGCTGTGGCTCCGAGACGCGAGCGAGCCGGGGCGCACGCTGTGGATGGCGGGCCTGGTGCTGCCGGATGGGTTCGTCATCATCACCACGCCTCCTTCGGGCGACGTGGCGGCGGTGCACGACCGCATGCCGGCGCTGTTGGGGGCTGACGTAGTGGACGCGTGGCTCAGCGCGCCGTGGTCGGCGGCGCGTGCGTTTCTGGTGCCTGCACCAGAAGGGTTGCTGGCGGCACGGCTGCTGGGGGCGCGCATCAATTCGAGCCTGCACGACGACGCGCGGTGTTTGGAGGCGCCTGAGCCCGCGGCCCAGCTGCAGCTCTTTCGG
It includes:
- a CDS encoding SOS response-associated peptidase family protein, producing the protein MVTRDPGGQLTLGSCAGGARAGQRVENARRVAGSARLAEHAGSRCVVPADGYVEWQKTPRGKQPLWLRDASEPGRTLWMAGLVLPDGFVIITTPPSGDVAAVHDRMPALLGADVVDAWLSAPWSAARAFLVPAPEGLLAARLLGARINSSLHDDARCLEAPEPAAQLQLFRDAAR